One stretch of Hevea brasiliensis isolate MT/VB/25A 57/8 chromosome 12, ASM3005281v1, whole genome shotgun sequence DNA includes these proteins:
- the LOC110669247 gene encoding acetyl-CoA carboxylase 1, translated as MLEAQRRPPVPVGVAHGNGYINGLVSTRSPATISEVDEFCYALGGKRPIHSILISNNGMAAVKFIRSIRTWAYETFGTEKAILLVAMATPEDMRINAEHIRIADQFVEVPGGTNNNNYANVQLIVEMAEITRVDAVWPGWGHASENPELPDALNAKGILFLGPPAISMAALGDKIGSSLIAQAADVPTLPWSGSHVRIPSESCLITIPDEIYREACVYTTEEAIASCQVVGYPAMIKASWGGGGKGIRKVHNDDEVRALFKQVQGEVPGSPIFIMKVASQSRHLEVQLLCDQYGNVAALHSRDCSVQRRHQKIIEEGPITVAPLDTVKKLEQAARRLAKCVNYVGAATVEYLYSMDTGEYYFLELNPRLQVEHPVTEWIAEINLPAAQVAVGMGIPLWHIPEIRRFYGMEHGGGYDAWRKTSVVATPFDFDRAESTRPKGHCVAVRVTSEDPDDGFKPTSGKVQELSFKSKPNVWAYFSVKSGGGIHEFSDSQFGHVFAFGESRALAIANMVLGLKEIQIRGEIHTNVDYSVDLLHASDYRDNKIHTGWLDSRIAMRVRAERPPWYLSVVGGALYKASASSAAMVSDYVGYLEKGQIPPKHISLVNSQVSLNIEGSKYMIEMVRGGPGSYRLKMNKSEIEAEIHTLRDGGLLMQLAGNSHVIYAEEEAAGTRLLIDGRTCLLQNDHDPSKLVAETPCKLLRYLVSDGSHIEADNPYAEVEVMKMCMPLLSPASGVIQFKLSEGQAMQAGELIARLDLDDPSAVRKAELFHGSFPVLGPPTAISGKVHQKCAASLNAARMILAGYDHNIDEVVQNLLNCLDSPELPFLQWQECLSVLATRLPRDLRNELESKYREFEGISSSQNTDFPAKLLRSVLEAHLSSYPEKEKGTQERLVEPLMSLVKSYEGGRESHARVIVQSLFEEYLSVEELFSDNIQADVIERLRLQYEKDLLKVVDIVLSHQGVRSKNKLILRLMEQLVYPNPAAYRDKLIRFSQLNHINYSELALKASQLLEQTKLSELRSTIARTLSELEMFTEDGENMDTPKRRSAINERMEDLVSAPLAVEDALVGLFDHSDHTLQRRVMETYVRRLYQPYLVKESVRMQWHRSGLIASWEFLEEHIGRKNGSEEMSDESVVEKHCNRKWGAMVIIKSLQFLPTIISAALRETTHTHHEAIPNGSLEPANFGNMMHIALVGINNQMSLLQDSGDEDQAQERINKLAKILKEQEVGSNLRTAGVGVISCIIQRDEGRAPMRHSFHWSSEKLYYEEEPLLRHLEPPLSIYLELDKLKGYGNIQYTPSRDRQWHLYTVVDKPVPIQRMFLRTLVRQPTTNEGFTAYQGLATEAPHAQWAMSFTSRSILRSLVAAMEELELNVHNATVKSEHAHMYLCILREQQIDDLVPYPKRVDIDAGQEEAAVNRILEELAREMHASVGVRMHRLNVCEWEVKLWMSSSGQANGAWRVVITNVTGHTCAVHIYRELEDTCKRGVVYHSISVHGPLHGVMVNAVYQPLGVLDRKRLLARRSNTTYCYDFPLAFETALEQIWASQSTGIGKPKDNVLLKVTELVFADQKGSHGTPLVPVERPAGLNDIGMVAWSMEMSSPEFPSGRTILIVANDVTFKAGSFGPREDAFFFAVTDLACSKKLPLIYLAANSGARIGVAEEVKSCFKVGWSDELCPERGFQYVYLSPEDYTNIASSVIAHELKLPGGESRWVIEAIVGKEDGLGVENLSGSGAIASAYSRAYKETFTLTYVTGRTVGIGAYLARLGMRCIQRLDQPIILTGFSALNKLLGREVYSSHMQLGGPKIMATNGVVHLTVSDDLEGVSAILKWLSCIPPCIGGTLPILSPSDPTERPVEYFPENSCDPRAAICGASDSSGKWLGGIFDRDSFIETLEGWARTVVTGRAKLGGIPVGIIAVETQTVMQVIPADPGQLDSHERVVPQAGQVWFPDSATKTAQAILDFNREELPLFILANWRGFSGGQRDLFEGILQAGSTIVENLRTYKQPVFVYIPMMGELRGGAWVVVDSQINSDHIEMYADRTAKGNVLEPEGIIEIKFRTKELLECMGRLDQQLIAMKAKLQEARNSRNSGMVESVQQQIKSREKQLLPVYTQIATRFAELHDSSLRMAAKGVIREVVDWERSRGYFYKRLCRRIAEVSLIKTLKDAAGDQLSHKTAMDLIKKWFLDSDIARAGEDAWGNDEAFFAWKYDPRNYEEKLQELRVQKVLLQLTSIVESMSDLKALPQGLAALLRKVDPSTQGQLINELRKVLD; from the exons ATGTTGGAAGCGCAAAGGAGACCACCAGTGCCTGTGGGTGTTGCTCATGGCAATGGTTACATAAATGGATTGGTCTCAACTAGGAGCCCTGCTACAATATCTGAAGTGGATGAATTCTGCTATGCTCTTGGAGGGAAGAGGCCAAtccatagtattttaatttcaaacaaTGGAATGGCAGCTGTCAAGTTTATACGTAGTATTAGGACATGGGCTTATGAAACATTTGGCACTGAGAAGGCAATCTTGTTGGTGGCCATGGCAACTCCAGAAGACATGAGAATCAATGCTGAGCATATTAGAATTGCTGATCAGTTTGTGGAAGTTCCTGGTGGGACAAATAATAACAACTATGCCAATGTGCAGCTCATCGTAGAG ATGGCAGAGATAACTCGTGTTGATGCAGTTTGGCCTGGTTGGGGCCATGCATCTGAGAATCCTGAACTGCCAGATGCACTGAATGCTAAGGGGATTTTATTTCTCGGGCCACCAGCTATTTCAATGGCAGCACTAGGCGATAAAATTGGCTCATCTTTGATTGCTCAAGCAGCAGATGTCCCTACTCTTCCATGGAGTGGTTCTCAT GTGAGAATTCCTTCAGAAAGTTGTTTGATTACCATACCAGATGAGATATACAGGGAAGCATGTGTATATACAACAGAGGAAGCAATTGCAAGCTGTCAAGTTGTTGGTTACCCTGCAATGATCAAGGCATCGTGGGGTGGTGGCGGTAAAGGCATAAGAAAG GTTCATAATGATGATGAAGTAAGGGCATTGTTCAAGCAAGTTCAGGGTGAAGTTCCAGGATCACCCATATTTATAATGAAGGTTGCTTCCCAG AGTCGGCATTTAGAAGTCCAGTTACTGTGCGATCAGTATGGAAATGTAGCAGCTTTGCATAGCCGTGATTGCAGTGTTCAGAGGCGGCACCAAAAG ATAATTGAGGAGGGTCCAATTACTGTTGCGCCATTGGATACTGTCAAAAAGCTAGAGCAAGCAGCTCGAAggttagcaaaatgtgtgaattaTGTTGGAGCAGCTACCGTTGAGTATTTGTACAGTATGGACACTGGAGAGTATTACTTCTTGGAGCTCAATCCTCGGTTGCAG GTGGAGCACCCTGTCACTGAGTGGATTGCTGAAATAAATTTGCCAGCAGCCCAGGTAGCTGTTGGGATGGGAATTCCTCTCTGGCATATTCCTG AGATAAGGCGATTTTATGGAATGGAACATGGTGGAGGATATGATGCATGGAGGAAAACTTCAGTGGTTGCTACCCCTTTCGATTTTGACCGGGCAGAGTCTACAAGGCCAAAAGGTCATTGTGTCGCTGTGCGTGTAACAAGTGAGGATCCAGATGATGGTTTTAAGCCTACAAGTGGAAAAGTACAG GAGCTAAGTTTCAAAAGCAAGCCAAATGTGTGGGCTTACTTCTCTGTTAAg TCTGGTGGAGGCATTCATGAATTCTCAGATTCTCAATTTG GACATGTTTTTGCATTTGGGGAGTCAAGAGCTTTGGCTATAGCAAATATGGTCCTTGGGCTGAAAGAAATTCAAATTCGAGGAGAGATTCATACTAATGTTGACTACTCAGTTGACCTTCTACAC GCTTCAGATTATAGGGACAACAAAATCCACACAGGTTGGTTGGACAGTAGAATTGCAATGCGGGTTAGAGCAGAAAGGCCCCCTTGGTACCTCTCTGTTGTTGGAGGGGCTCTGTAT AAAGCATCTGCTAGCAGTGCAGCGATGGTTTCAGATTATGTTGGTTACCTTGAAAAGGGACAAATCCCTCCCAAG CACATATCACTTGTAAACTCTCAAGTTTCGTTGAACATTGAAGGAAGTAAATACATG ATTGAGATGGTTAGAGGGGGCCCAGGAAGCTATAGATTGAAGATGAATAAGTCAGAGATTGAAGCAGAGATACATACTTTACGTGATGGAGGTTTACTGATGCAG TTGGCTGGAAACAGCCATGTGATATATGCGGAGGAAGAAGCAGCTGGAACTCGCCTTCTTATTGATGGAAGGACTTGCTTGCTACAAAATGATCATGATCCATCGAAGTTAGTGGCAGAGACGCCATGCAAGCTGCTGAGGTATTTGGTTTCAGATGGTAGTCATATTGAAGCTGATAATCCTTATGCGGAGGTTGAAGTTATGAAGATGTGCATGCCTCTTCTATCACCGGCTTCTGGAGTAATTCAATTTAAATTGTCCGAAGGTCAAGCAATGCAG GCTGGTGAGCTTATAGCACGGCTTGATCTCGATGACCCTTCAGCTGTACGAAAGGCTGAACTGTTTCATGGGAGCTTCCCAGTACTGGGACCTCCAACTGCTATTTCTGGTAAAGTTCATCAGAAATGTGCTGCAAGTCTAAATGCAGCTCGCATGATTCTTGCAGGCTATGACCATAATATTGACGaa GTTGTACAAAACTTGCTCAATTGTCTTGATAGTCCTGAACTTCCTTTCCTTCAATGGCAAGAATGCTTGTCTGTTTTGGCTACTCGCCTTCCCAGAGATCTTAGAAATGAG TTGGAATCAAAATATAGGGAGTTTGAGGGGATTTCAAGCTCTCAAAACACAGACTTTCCTGCCAAATTGTTAAGGAGTGTTCTTGAG GCCCATTTATCCTCCTATCCTGAAAAGGAAAAAGGAACCCAGGAAAGGCTTGTTGAACCTTTGATGAGTCTTGTAAAGTCTTATGAGGGAGGAAGGGAGAGTCATGCCCGTGTCATTGTTCAGTCACTTTTTGAAGAGTATTTATCAGTTGAAGAATTGTTCAGTGACAACATCCAG GCTGATGTGATTGAACGTCTTAGACTTCAATACGAGAAAGATCTATTGAAGGTTGTGGACATTGTCCTTTCTCATCAG GGTGTCAGGAGCAAAAATAAGTTGATACTACGGCTCATGGAACAACTGGTTTATCCTAATCCTGCTGCATACAGGGATAAACTAATCCGGTTCTCTCAACTTAACCATATAAATTATTCTGAG TTGGCACTGAAGGCAAGTCAACTGTTGGAACAAACGAAACTGAGTGAACTTCGTTCTACCATTGCTAGAACCCTTTCTGAATTGGAGATGTTTACGGAGGATGGTGAAAATATGGATACTCCCAAGAGGAGAAGTGCCATTAATGAACGAATGGAGGACCTTGTGAGTGCTCCTTTGGCTGTTGAAGATGCCCTCGTGGGTCTGTTTGATCACAGCGATCACACCCTTCAAAGGCGGGTAATGGAAACTTATGTTCGAAGGTTATATCAG CCCTATCTTGTAAAGGAGAGTGTAAGGATGCAGTGGCATAGATCTGGTCTTATTGCTTCATGGGAGTTCCTGGAAGAGCATATTGGGAGAAAGAATGGCTCTGAAGAAATGTCAGATGAATCAGTGGTGGAGAAACACTGCAACAGGAAATGGGGAGCCATGGTTATCAtcaaatctctgcaatttttgcCCACAATTATTAGTGCTGCATTAAGGGAAACAACTCATACCCACCATGAAGCCATTCCAAATGGATCTTTAGAACCAGCTAACTTCGGTAATATGATGCATATTGCATTAGTGGGCATCAACAACCAGATGAGTCTGCTTCAGGATAG TGGTGATGAGGATCAGGCTCAAGAAAGAATAAACAAATTAGCCAAAATTCTTAAAGAGCAAGAAGTAGGCTCCAATTTACGCACAGCAGGTGTTGGGGTTATTAGTTGCATCATACAAAGGGACGAAGGGAGAGCACCTATGAGGCACTCCTTTCACTGGTCATCAGAAAAGCTCTATTATGAGGAAGAACCTCTATTGCGACATCTAGAACCTCCACTATCCATCTACCTTGAATTG GACAAACTtaaaggttatggcaatatacaaTATACTCCATCACGGGACAGACAATGGCACTTGTACACTGTTGTAGACAAGCCAGTGCCAATCCAGAGGATGTTTCTTAGAACCCTTGTTAGGCAGCCCACAACAAATGAAGGGTTTACTGCATATCAAGGGCTGGCCACAGAAGCACCCCATGCACAGTGGGCTATGTCCTTTACGTCAAGGAGCATTTTGAGGTCCTTAGTGGCTGCAATGGAGGAGTTGGAGCTTAATGTGCACAATGCTACTGTCAAATCTGAGCATGCTCATATGTACCTCTGTATCCTACGGGAACAACAAATAGATGACCTTGTGCCATACCCAAA GAGAGTTGATATTGATGCTGGCCAGGAAGAAGCTGCAGTAAATAGAATCTTGGAAGAACTGGCTAGGGAAATGCATGCATCAGTTGGTGTAAGAATGCACAGGTTAAATGTTTGTGAGTGGGAAGTGAAGCTCTGGATGTCATCATCTGGACAAGCAAATGGTGCTTGGAGAGTTGTCATCACAAATGTAACTGGTCACACCTGTGCTGTACAT ATATACCGGGAACTAGAGGATACCTGCAAACGAGGAGTGGTGTACCATTCGATCTCTGTACATGGTCCTCTGCATGGTGTAATGGTAAATGCAGTCTATCAGCCCTTAGGAGTTCTTGATCGGAAACGTTTGTTGGCAAGGAGAAGCAACACCACTTATTGCTATGATTTTCCATTG GCATTTGAGACAGCCTTGGAACAAATATGGGCATCCCAGTCAACAGGAATTGGAAAACCTAAGGATAATGTTCTTCTCAAAGTAACGGAGCTTGTATTTGCCGATCAGAAAGGTAGCCATGGTACCCCTCTTGTGCCCGTGGAGCGCCCAGCTGGACTCAATGATATTGGCATGGTAGCATGGAGCATGGAAATGTCTAGCCCCGAGTTCCCTTCTGGAAGGACAATTTTGATTGTAGCAAATGATGTGACCTTCAAAGCTGGGTCTTTTGGCCCAAGAGAGGATGCATTTTTCTTTGCGGTAACTGATCTTGCTTGCAGTAAAAAGCTACCATTAATTTATCTGGCTGCAAATTCTGGTGCCCGAATTGGAGTTGCTGAGGAAGTTAAATCCTGCTTTAAAGTTGGTTGGTCAGATGAATTATGCCCGGAGCGTGGTTTTCAATATGTATATTTGAGCCCTgaggattacactaacattgcaTCATCTGTGATAGCACATGAGTTGAAGCTGCCTGGTGGAGAAAGCCGATGGGTGATAGAAGCCATTGTTGGCAAGGAGGATGGCCTGGGGGTAGAGAACTTATCTGGAAGTGGGGCCATTGCGAGTGCATATTCTAGGGCATACAAGGAAACCTTTACATTAACATATGTGACTGGTAGAACAGTGGGAATTGGTGCTTATTTAGCTCGGCTTGGGATGCGGTGCATACAGAGGCTTGATCAGCCCATTATTTTGACTGGTTTCTCTGCATTGAACAAACTCCTTGGCCGTGAGGTCTACAGCTCTCACATGCAACTTGGTGGACCTAAAATAATGGCTACCAATGGAGTAGTGCATCTTACTGTCTCAGATGATCTAGAAGGCGTTTCTGCTATTTTGAAGTGGCTAAGTTGTATTCCTCCTTGTATTGGTGGAACACTTCCAATTCTAAGCCCTTCAGATCCTACTGAAAGGCCTGTGGAGTACTTCCCAGAAAACTCGTGTGATCCTCGTGCTGCTATTTGTGGTGCTTCGGACAGCAGTGGTAAGTGGCTTGGGGGTATTTTTGACAGGGATAGTTTTATTGAGACTTTGGAAGGTTGGGCAAGGACAGTTGTGACAGGAAGGGCAAAGCTTGGAGGAATCCCTGTTGGAATAATTGCTGTTGAAACACAAACTGTAATGCAAGTGATTCCTGCTGACCCAGGACAGCTTGATTCTCATGAGAGGGTTGTCCCCCAGGCTGGACAAGTATGGTTTCCAGATTCTGCAACCAAAACAGCTCAAGCAATATTGGATTTCAACAGAGAAGAGCTTCCACTTTTCATTCTTGCAAACTGGAGAGGCTTTTCGGGTGGACAGAGGGATCTTTTTGAAGGTATCCTTCAGGCAGGTTCGACCATAGTTGAGAACCTTAGGACATACAAGCAACCTGTTTTTGTGTACATCCCCATGATGGGTGAGCTTCGAGGTGGGGCATGGGTTGTTGTGGACAGTCAGATCAATTCAGACCACATTGAAATGTATGCTGATCGAACAGCAAAAGGTAATGTCCTTGAGCCTGAAGGAATAATTGAGATCAAGTTCAGAACAAAGGAGCTGCTTGAGTGCATGGGTCGGCTTGACCAACAGCTGATTGCCATGAAGGCAAAACTTCAGGAAGCCAGGAATAGCAGAAATTCTGGAATGGTTGAATCTGTGCAACAACAGATAAAATCTCGTGAAAAGCAACTTTTACCAGTGTACACTCAGATAGCCACCAGATTTGCAGAGCTTCATGATTCTTCCCTAAGGATGGCTGCAAAAGGGGTGATCAGAGAAGTTGTGGACTGGGAAAGATCCCGTGGTTACTTTTACAAAAGGTTGTGTAGGAGAATTGCTGAGGTTTCACTGATCAAGACTCTGAAAGATGCAGCTGGTGACCAGCTGTCACACAAAACTGCAATGGACTTGATCAAAAAGTGGTTCTTGGATTCAGATATTGCAAGAGCCGGGGAAGATGCTTGGGGGAATGATGAAGCTTTCTTTGCATGGAAGTATGATCCTAGGAATTATGAGGAAAAGCTACAAGAGTTAAGGGTCCAGAAGGTATTGCTTCAATTAACAAGCATTGTCGAATCAATGTCAGATTTGAAAGCTCTACCTCAAGGTCTTGCTGCCCTTCTAAGAAAG GTGGATCCATCAACCCAAGGGCAATTGATTAATGAGCTTCGTAAGGTGCTTGATTGA